One genomic segment of Synechocystis sp. LKSZ1 includes these proteins:
- a CDS encoding transposase, whose protein sequence is MPPLSMELRERIILAYEKGNTSIRKVAEQFHVSKTTVHDLIVLKRTTGQLMPKPPSGGKPSRLMGTEAQAIAMVGKHPDYTLSEYCELWLERTGIDMSESTMCTFLKRLKLTRKKN, encoded by the coding sequence ATGCCTCCTCTATCCATGGAGCTTCGAGAGAGAATTATCCTTGCCTACGAAAAAGGTAATACTTCCATCAGAAAGGTCGCTGAGCAGTTTCATGTCAGCAAAACCACCGTCCATGACCTTATCGTCTTAAAACGCACCACTGGGCAACTGATGCCCAAGCCACCTAGTGGAGGTAAGCCCAGTCGCCTCATGGGCACCGAAGCCCAAGCGATTGCCATGGTAGGCAAACATCCCGATTACACTCTGAGCGAGTATTGTGAGCTTTGGCTAGAGCGAACGGGTATCGATATGAGCGAAAGTACCATGTGTACCTTTTTGAAGCGCCTGAAATTAACTCGTAAAAAAAACTAA
- a CDS encoding YdcH family protein, whose protein sequence is MAASSPNKAITVLSRSPVAPQQLAEERLKKERLHDIQLLLQDLFVREEATVTLILGSLYDVGAINMINKKIPFPPLNRLLKSLAGLPKPLATKLLLRWFQNKCPALLANWLYSKVKF, encoded by the coding sequence ATGGCCGCTTCTTCCCCCAACAAAGCAATTACTGTCCTCTCTCGTTCTCCGGTTGCTCCTCAGCAGTTGGCCGAAGAACGTTTAAAAAAAGAACGGCTCCACGATATTCAGCTATTGCTCCAAGATTTATTTGTGCGAGAAGAAGCAACGGTCACCCTGATTCTGGGTTCTCTCTACGATGTCGGGGCCATTAATATGATCAATAAAAAAATTCCTTTTCCGCCCCTCAATCGTCTCTTGAAAAGTCTAGCGGGTCTGCCCAAACCCCTGGCCACCAAACTGCTCCTGCGCTGGTTTCAAAATAAATGCCCAGCCCTATTGGCCAACTGGCTCTACAGTAAAGTTAAGTTTTAA
- the uppS gene encoding polyprenyl diphosphate synthase, with amino-acid sequence MTPKPVVLPKLPTDLDQNRLPQHVAVIMDGNGRWAKQRGLPRIMGHQRGVDALKGLLRCCDDWGIPALTAYAFSTENWGRPLEEVEFLMTLFERVLRRELQEMMAENVQIRFVGNLSSLPPSLQTEISRSMADTCHNTGIQFTIATNYGGRQEIVQACQAIARRVQQGQLQPEQIDESLLEQHLYTQGLVHPDLLIRTSGEMRISNFLLWQLAYAEIYVTPTLWPDFDRTAFHQALLAYQQRERRFGKI; translated from the coding sequence ATGACTCCCAAACCCGTTGTACTGCCCAAACTCCCCACCGATTTAGACCAAAACCGTCTTCCTCAGCACGTTGCAGTGATTATGGATGGTAATGGTCGTTGGGCCAAACAGCGGGGACTGCCCCGGATCATGGGTCATCAGAGAGGGGTAGATGCCCTAAAGGGCCTGTTACGTTGTTGTGATGATTGGGGGATTCCGGCCCTCACCGCCTACGCTTTTTCCACAGAAAACTGGGGACGGCCCTTGGAAGAAGTAGAGTTCCTAATGACCCTGTTTGAGCGAGTTCTACGGCGGGAACTCCAGGAAATGATGGCGGAGAATGTGCAGATTCGCTTTGTGGGTAATTTAAGCTCCCTGCCCCCATCTCTCCAGACAGAAATTAGTCGTTCGATGGCCGATACTTGCCACAATACCGGCATTCAATTCACCATTGCGACGAACTATGGGGGCCGCCAGGAAATTGTCCAGGCCTGCCAGGCTATTGCTCGTCGTGTACAACAGGGTCAACTGCAACCCGAGCAGATTGACGAGAGTCTTCTTGAACAACACCTTTATACCCAAGGCCTGGTTCATCCTGATTTGCTAATTAGAACCAGTGGGGAAATGCGGATTAGTAATTTTTTGCTGTGGCAACTGGCCTATGCAGAAATCTATGTCACCCCGACGCTATGGCCCGATTTTGACCGGACAGCCTTTCATCAGGCCCTGCTGGCCTATCAACAGCGGGAACGGCGCTTTGGCAAAATTTAA
- the cdaA gene encoding diadenylate cyclase CdaA: MSGFPPDPQSLLNFLHSALDLGLVIGVFYGMTLIIGEYQTIWMLRGLLILMVAQVVSERLHLELLQFVLEKLVLGSAVALAVIFQVEFRRFLELLGRGRLMQIFQRPRSAPKIDNVIDEIIDAVKELSQNRIGALMVMETQGTLDSRIFVNRGVSLNSELSKELLQTIFQPKTLLHDGAVFIRGTRVVAAGVILPLSERSASRQLGTRHRAAMGITERSENCLCIVVSEETGSITLAERGNLNRPLTSSKLKELLELQYTPLVERETVAPSLGRLRRTLGSRSQWLLKRLFFIPSSTSPDEKK; the protein is encoded by the coding sequence ATGTCGGGCTTTCCCCCTGACCCGCAATCCCTCCTGAATTTTCTCCATAGCGCCCTTGATCTTGGCTTGGTGATTGGGGTGTTCTATGGAATGACGTTAATTATTGGGGAATACCAAACCATCTGGATGTTGCGGGGCCTGTTGATCCTGATGGTGGCTCAGGTGGTGAGTGAGCGCCTGCACTTAGAACTGCTTCAGTTTGTGCTCGAGAAATTAGTGCTGGGGTCAGCGGTGGCCCTAGCGGTGATTTTCCAGGTGGAATTTCGTCGCTTTCTGGAATTACTGGGCCGGGGCCGACTGATGCAAATTTTTCAGCGGCCCCGTTCGGCCCCCAAGATTGACAATGTCATTGACGAAATTATCGATGCGGTAAAGGAGTTATCCCAAAATCGGATTGGGGCTCTGATGGTGATGGAAACCCAGGGGACGTTGGACAGTCGTATTTTTGTCAATCGGGGGGTCAGCCTCAATAGTGAATTGTCCAAGGAATTATTGCAGACTATTTTTCAACCCAAAACCCTCCTCCACGATGGAGCCGTGTTTATTCGCGGTACTCGTGTGGTGGCGGCGGGGGTCATTTTACCTCTCTCGGAACGGAGTGCCTCCCGCCAGTTGGGGACAAGACACCGGGCGGCCATGGGGATTACTGAGCGGAGCGAAAATTGTCTTTGCATTGTGGTTTCCGAGGAAACCGGTTCCATTACCCTGGCGGAACGGGGAAACCTCAACCGTCCCCTAACTAGCAGTAAACTAAAGGAGTTATTAGAACTGCAATATACCCCCCTGGTGGAAAGGGAAACCGTTGCGCCCAGTCTTGGACGGCTCCGTCGTACCCTAGGCTCCCGAAGCCAATGGTTGCTTAAGCGCCTGTTTTTCATTCCCTCCTCAACCTCTCCAGACGAGAAGAAATGA
- the lysA gene encoding diaminopimelate decarboxylase: MPSTDFAPSLSGQAFLSGPRSSSPNQNIVPLTAQANAQGRLEVGGCEVSKLVERFGSPLYIMDEATLRQACQQYRETLKRSYPGDSQVIYASKALSCLSLCAVVASEGLGFDVVSGGELYTTLQALQQMGLTPAEAAAKIYFHGNNKSVQELEEAIAAGCTIIVDNWLELETLAQLGSQGLTEPIRIMLRLTPGIECHTHEYIRTGHLDSKFGFDPNQIEAVFTTVSQHPQLHCIGLHAHIGSQIFERQPHQDLGAILVEWFAKGLNQGLPLSELNIGGGLGICYTEQDDPPSIEEWCHAAAQAVVKACEARQLALPKLIVEPGRSLVGTAGITAYTVGSRKIVPEIRTYIAVDGGMSDNPRPITYQSRYRALLANRLAEPCTETVTLAGKHCESGDILISDLNLPTAQAGDILVVLATGAYNYSMSSNYNRLPRPAAVLVHDGEANLILRRETYADLIRQDCLPARLIS, from the coding sequence ATGCCCTCGACGGATTTTGCTCCCTCTCTGTCTGGACAAGCTTTTTTGTCTGGCCCCCGTTCCAGTTCTCCTAATCAAAATATTGTTCCTTTAACCGCTCAAGCTAATGCCCAGGGCCGCCTTGAGGTGGGTGGTTGTGAGGTGTCGAAATTAGTAGAACGCTTTGGCTCTCCCCTCTACATTATGGATGAAGCCACCCTGCGCCAGGCTTGTCAGCAGTACCGCGAAACGTTGAAACGAAGCTATCCAGGGGATAGTCAAGTCATTTATGCCTCTAAGGCCCTGAGTTGTCTGTCCCTCTGTGCGGTGGTGGCCAGCGAGGGTCTTGGTTTTGATGTGGTTTCCGGTGGGGAACTGTATACTACCCTCCAGGCCCTGCAACAGATGGGGTTGACACCAGCCGAGGCCGCTGCCAAGATCTACTTCCACGGCAACAATAAGTCGGTTCAGGAATTAGAAGAAGCTATTGCCGCGGGCTGTACGATTATTGTGGATAACTGGCTAGAATTGGAAACCCTTGCCCAACTGGGGAGCCAGGGCCTGACCGAACCCATCCGAATCATGCTCCGCCTCACCCCCGGCATTGAATGCCACACCCATGAGTATATTAGAACTGGGCACCTGGACAGTAAATTTGGCTTTGACCCCAATCAGATCGAAGCAGTATTCACCACGGTTAGTCAGCATCCCCAGCTCCACTGCATTGGCCTCCATGCCCACATTGGCTCCCAAATTTTTGAGCGACAACCCCACCAAGACCTCGGAGCCATTCTGGTGGAATGGTTTGCCAAGGGCCTCAACCAGGGCCTGCCTTTGAGCGAATTAAACATTGGTGGTGGCTTAGGCATTTGCTACACCGAGCAGGACGATCCCCCCAGTATTGAGGAATGGTGCCATGCGGCCGCCCAAGCCGTGGTCAAGGCCTGTGAAGCGCGGCAATTGGCCCTGCCCAAACTGATTGTGGAACCCGGCCGTTCCCTCGTCGGGACAGCGGGGATCACGGCCTACACCGTGGGCAGTCGTAAAATTGTCCCGGAAATTCGGACTTACATTGCGGTGGATGGAGGCATGTCCGATAATCCCCGTCCCATTACCTACCAATCCCGCTACCGGGCCCTGTTGGCTAATCGCTTGGCGGAGCCCTGCACCGAGACCGTAACCTTGGCTGGTAAACATTGTGAATCGGGAGATATTTTGATTTCCGACCTGAATCTCCCCACGGCTCAAGCGGGAGATATTTTAGTGGTTCTGGCTACGGGGGCCTACAACTACAGTATGTCTTCTAACTACAATCGTCTGCCTCGTCCCGCCGCCGTCCTCGTCCACGATGGAGAGGCCAATTTGATACTACGGCGTGAAACCTATGCCGATTTAATTCGTCAAGACTGCCTCCCGGCCCGTTTAATTAGCTAA
- the psbV gene encoding photosystem II cytochrome c-550, with the protein MKRLLLSVLVATCLFFQLSVGGANAVELTESTLTVPFDGAGKTATLNSQEFARGQKIFVDTCTQCHLQGKTKTNNNVSLGLSDLSKAEPPRDNLAAIVDYLKHPTSYDGEDDYTELHPNVTRPDIYPEMRNLTEDDLYDVAGYTLIAPKLDDRWGGTIYF; encoded by the coding sequence GTGAAACGACTTTTATTAAGTGTCCTTGTTGCAACTTGTTTATTCTTTCAGTTATCGGTGGGAGGGGCCAACGCGGTTGAGTTAACCGAGAGCACCCTGACCGTTCCCTTCGATGGCGCAGGCAAAACTGCCACTCTTAACTCCCAGGAGTTTGCCAGAGGCCAGAAAATTTTTGTGGATACCTGTACCCAGTGTCACCTCCAGGGCAAAACTAAAACCAACAATAACGTTAGCTTGGGCCTGTCTGACCTGTCCAAAGCCGAACCCCCCCGCGATAACCTGGCGGCCATCGTAGACTATCTTAAACATCCCACCAGCTACGATGGGGAAGATGATTACACGGAACTCCACCCCAACGTGACCCGCCCCGATATCTATCCGGAAATGCGCAACTTGACGGAAGATGACCTTTACGATGTGGCGGGTTATACCTTGATTGCCCCCAAGCTCGATGACCGCTGGGGCGGGACAATCTACTTCTAA